TCTAATTGATTTAAGTTGATTAATACAACCAAATTAGAATATGTTCTGTACGTAAGTGATTTTCAATGTatccttttaatatttatgtgtaAGTAATATCATAGATCTTTTTCAGCATTTggcttatatgtatatgcgtttatttatttaaatttatactcTAAGGTGGTATGTATTTAAGCTCGATGTTAGATAATCTAAGAATCTTGTAAGAAGTTCATCACTTATTCTGAtcgaaagaaatcattttttcacCTTAAATTTTACCTATGaattacgtaaaaaagaaagaaaaacaaaacccATCAGTAAAGacgaaatgatttcttttattaagaaatgGTCCCGTCCCTTAATTAACGTTTTAATTAAGTAATGTTTCATCACAAGGCGTGGTTCATCTACACACGCAATATTAATCACATTTATTCCTCcgtaatatatgtgtgtatatatatatatatatatatatatatatatatatatatatatatatattaaatataaattatatgttgcttcgtaaaaattaataatagaataatattatatctaagTATATACAGTTTCCGATTGTTTTAATCTTTCTAAAGGATAACTATCTTGTGAGAAAAATTTAACAACCATGCGATTTGGATTAGTGATGGGTCTAATACTTTTCGGATTCGTTTTGATGGTGAATggcttaaaatttttaaattataatactccaaatgataaaaaactaccgagagatagagaaatacgTGGTTATAGACCACCCCAAATGTCTACCTCAATTGGAGTAGGATATGGTAAAAGAGATGGATCTAcggaaatttctaattttaacaAACGAGAAAGAGTACTTTTGTCACTTCTTCGTAATCTTCCACAAGGGTAtgtaaagtatttttaaaaattatttataaattttatgatatagtgcgaataaaataaatctttattttagatttactCCTGAATTAATATTACGAGAGGTGAAAACAAATCCTGTTTTTGCTGGAAAATTAACAGAAATGATAATCAATGACGAAAATGGTCAAACACGAATTGGAGAACAATTACAGCCGGAAGGAactatattcatattttaaactCTATACAGACGAATgtctaattaaaatatacaatttttggCGATACATTTCAGTTTAAGAAAATGATGGTATCTTAAACACTTTAAAGTTggtttttgttaataatattaataataataataataataataataataataataataataataataataataataataacaacaacaacaataataataattataacaacaatattattataaacttttattgCTGTATAATATACTAGCCTTAGTCAAATCAATTATCGccaaaatttgttaaaatttgaatttacctccttttgtattatttcatcCTTATGTGAATTAATGAACTATTCAACATGCtttattaatcgtttcatttaaaataaaagttattgtTGAATGAGAATTGTAACTCTGTCGATAAAACATAACGTATCTACTTTACCATTAGCTGTCGATAATGtaatatacgattttatcTTTAGCGAAAGGAAAGGATATGCActgtcgataaaaaagaaaaaaaaatgtcaacaacatatttaattaaataaaaatctttaagtcagagattttttgtattattacaattatcattcatcaaataaaatgcttatattcattaaactttttacttcctaaatatttttccaagtAACACAATTATCACTAGTTACGTTTTATGAATGTCTAAATTTTGtcacgtatatacattcaattactcgtatttcttttactcaatcgtttcattaaaaaacaaaatattatataagctaataatatttttctaaaataaatgtatacattatcatatcgaaataaaagacAAAGTATGTACTAGGGAATTTTGACATATCACGAACAGTTGACCTTCTTTCTTATGCTTTAGTCGGTAGCCATAAAGTTCTGATTCGGTTTCGATTCCTTGTACTTCGGTTTCGCGATTATTGTATTGGAATCTGTTTCGAGAAAATCTACGTGGGGATATATTCGTAAGTACtagttattatttatcaataatcttatataatttgtgacgaaagaaaatttatgcgTATCGATTTTATGCAAAAATGTTTAGAAAATTGGTGGACTAACCATTATGACGACGCGGTGCATCGCGCGAATTGAATGAAATGCATCttgtatcgaaaaatcgataaattagGGCATTATgttcatacaatatatatacatttcttatgtatgttatttatttacgatatgatattaattatctcaGGTATCACgtgacaaaataaataaatctatgaTGATGATACTAGAATGTCATGATACTAGAATGTACTATACTTTAGTATCAAGTTCATTCATGAAATTGTACAATATACTTTTTCTGTAGAGAGAacaatttattctcttttataccTTTTATGCTAATCGACATGTATATGTCCTTGATTGAGCAAAATACGACTTTGTCTAATAAAGTCATCATCACTAAATACcgacattttattaaatacaaaaatatagtTCTTACCTTCAAAaggtgtgtatatgtatatatatacacacatgtatgacttataaatatgtattgaTGAATATTATGTagtatattacataatttgcAATTTAACtatattttctaagttcatCATATCCAATGCGATTTCTTTGATACTACATCGATCTatcaattcctttttttttatataattgtaaatgatttatatgtTTACAGTTAAACAAtgaatctatatatttttcttcatatagaaaattttgtaaGAATCTTGGAATTGTCTTTGGCATGTTTCTAGTGTCATATTTTCTTAACTTTATAAGGCAAATTACTGATCTTTTATGCCTTATAAGTTAAGCTTGACACTTTATTGCTTACTGTgaattattacgtatatttataattgcaTCATTTATTAATCTCTTTTAGGTTAAGAGATTATTGATGTTTATGGAAATTAGTAtcaaaatattactttatatttcaatatgatatctaattgatattaatattacaattactAAAACAATTCTACATCTTTAATCAGACTTTTATAGCTTCTTTATCAGAATATATCTTTGTACCTCTTCCTCTGTATTATTTCTACAGAATGGAACGATATGCATTTTCATATCCGTtctactaaaaaaaaaactattttaaacaaacaaacatttttcaatGTTCATCATTTgctattacatatattataacttacaaggttataataatattttatattcttcaatTATTGGTTACTGTATAAGAATACTAATAGTGTAAAactgaatatttaataaatattgtttattataattcttataatattaaaactatttatgattatatttatattcatgttactattatgtatatttatgaatttatttttatttgtatacaaatagattttatgtattattccAATTATATTTCTAGAAATTACTATTAGAAAATGcaatataataagatattaatGGCTGAatacatgtattttttttaaatatatgttataattgttgtaacaataattattttctctgaATACGAAATAGCGTCCAAATGGACCTCAGCCATCGAAAAGAGATCGACatgcattaaaaaatataacaagcAAGATATTTGCTAGAGTAATAGAGgataaaaaatgcaaaattgGAATCAATGGCAATTACCAACTGGTGCCATTACTACTTCAATGCCACAACCTCCGGTTGGTTATAATGCACCAGGAGCAGATCCGATGGCTATGATGCAAGCTTATATGCAATACTATAATCAACCAgtaagtatagatatatagaaaaaaatgaaatatggaAATGCATGATACACTTTGATCGTAAAATTTTGCTTGTACAAGCAATAACAAGTCCGCAATGTTATGCAGATTCTGTTTACATTTTTCAGGCACCTAGTGGATATACGGCTGAACAATGGGCTGCTGCTCAACAACAAAATTGGACACAATGGCAACAGTGGCAACAACAATATCAGCAATGGCAGGCGCAATACGGAGAAAAGGTATGTAGGATATAGattcatattttctatcaaaCGCTATTTATTCAAAGAATTATTCGCTGCTACGTCAtagaatatttctctttcagtaCCAAGAGACTATGAAGCAGATGTCATCgcaaaatatgaatttatctGGCCATGCACCACCATTACCAACTATGCCACCACTTCCTAAAGAGGATTTTAAACCCCCTTTACCTCCGAATTCTGTTAATACATATCAATTCACAAATATCCCCCCACCACATCAAAACAATCTTCCACTATTTCCTGCTAAGCAACCTGTAAGTAGTGCAGCTTCacaattaaatgtaaattctTCTCAAAATCCACCCCTGCCTCCGACTCAACCACCATTGCCTCTGGAGAGTGCTCAGAATAATGACAGTAATTCTGCTACAAAACGCAGTAGTAATGCTGTTAGTGAATCCTGTAGTGCCAAAAAGTTAAAACTTGAAGATGAAGAATTAACTGAGGCTGAAAAAACATTTGACGCTCAGTTTAAGCAGTGGGAAGAACAGTTTAACAAGTGGAAGCAGCAAAACGCAAATCATCCTGACAAGGTAAGTGATATATTGATTCTATATTGCGAATGTATAGTACATAGAATAACGTATCAATGAATCTTCAGAGCTACAGCCAAAGATaggtatatctatctatttatgaagctattgtaatataaacagaaaggaaaaaagaaaaaagatcagtaaatattaaaattctacTTTTTAGAcgcattataaaatatacgaagcAAAATGGACATCTTGGCGAGAGAAACTTATCGAACGTAGAGAACAGATGCGTAAGAAGCGCGAACAACAAAAACAAGTAGCTGTGAAAGCAGATCctgagaaaaataagaatctaCCTGGAGGAgacaaaataatgaatatcttATCAAGTACAGAAAACCAAGGATTAATAAACAATCTGTTAGGTATTGGAAAAACCCTTGGCTTAACAGGGAAACAAAATACAGGAACGCTTCcgccaccacctccaccacctcaGACCACAAGCAATATCTCATCTACGACAGTTACACCTGCAATAACTTCGCAGCAATCAACATCTCAGCCATTGAATTCGGACACGGTGTCGTCTTGGAATGCCCAACAAGCTGCACAGTGGGCAGCTCAATTTAATTCTGGAGTACAAAGTTATAGCAGTTTTCACGCTAACTCCGGATCGACTCAACCATCTTTTGGGACATCTCTAAATTCAACGCATCCTCCAAATTTCGCACTACCACCACCTAACGTGTCAAACGCTGGACCAAATTTTTTACAACCACCACCGGGTTTCAATAGCGACGGAAGACAATTACCGGATGCAAGCGTAAGACAAAATTTACAGGACAGATCATCATACGCTTCAAGtggaaataatttgaatatgtTCGGTGCTAACGAAAGACCAAACTCGGACGTTAATCGTTTTGGATCAAACGATCCTATAAGTTTATCCGATTATTCGGGTAATTTCGATGCAAACGATAATTCCACCAATGATCGGatgaataatagaaaaggACAATTAGGCACTGGTCAAGAATATTTTAGGCGAGAagtattagataaaaatttgtctgAACACGATCAATTTAGATCGGATGGCTCATTTAATTACGGTAATGCGAGATTCGgtagaggagaagaaaattataaatcgataGATGGGACGGAAATTGATGGGAAACATTATAAAGCAGAAGATAGAAATTATATGGAACGTGgtaataatcaatttaataaacaaaataattctaattctgTTAGTAGTTTAAACAATGATCGTTTTAATATTGATCGTACTGGTCCTGGACCAGGTGATCGTTTTGTAGGAAGTGGGGATCGGTTTGGAGCTGGTAGTGATCGTTTTGGAAATTCGAATGATCGCTATAACGATCGATTTGGATCAGGAgacgatcgatttatcgatcgatttggaTCAAGAGACCGATTTGGATCAAATAATGCACGATTTGGACCCGGTAATGATCGATTTGGTTCTAGTAGTGATCGATTTGGATCACTTGATCGTTTTGGTACAAGTAACGATCGTTTCACTTcaagaaatgaaagatttgCTCAAGGAAATGGATTGGAATGCGATAGATTCGGACCAGGCTTTGATCGTTTTGGTGTATCTAGTGATAACGTTGGCTCTGGGAACAATAGATTCGGAAGGAATGCTATGGATCATTATGAAGGGAACGAAGACAGCCCAAGAGATGGTAATAACTCTCGAAATTTTGACAGAAGTAATCAATTTGGACCTACTGATGAATTGGCACCGGAGTTAAAAAAGCTtatggagaaaagaagagcTGCTATGGACGTATTCAAGCCTAGTTTTCACGATTCTGATAAAAGTGTTAATGTTGGATCTTTACGTGAGAGTTTTAAGAAAATCGCCGGTGATTCACCTTTTATATCAAAAAGTTCCACCGACTTTGGACAGAGGGATTATGTAGGATCAAGAGGAATAGCGGTTTCTAGTCCTCGATTTCCAGGAAATTTTGGATCCCAAAATAATCCTAGATCGTTTGGACCTCGTGCTCCCAATGAGTTTAAGCCGCACGGTGGTTTCGACTTTCGATTACGCGCTCATACTAACTTCAGTCCACGTGATAATTTCTTCGATTCTCATGATCCTGGTGGTCCATTTCTCAGAGAATCCAATACCAATTTCTCTAAGTTTGACAAGAATCATTCTATGTTTGGTTCTGTGGACGTCGATCAGCGAATTGAGCAACAATTTGACAGAGGAGATCCTAAATTACAACAAACTAAAGATACACAAAATGGTGGATCGTCGGACAGTATTGTACCTGCGAATACAGATAATATGCTTACAGAGAAAAGATCGGATATTCCTGTTCATAAAGATGAAGCGGATAATAATGCAGTAAAACCAGAAGAGATGTCGCAGACAGAAAAAATGGGGGAAGAGTCATCAAATAATATCGCGGATACGCAATCGAATACTCAAGAAGACAAAACTGTACGTTCGAACGTACCACCGTTAGAAAAACCACCTTGGATGGACGCGTCATTCCCCGATGTTAATTTATCTGAAAAGGATGTTAATAACGCGGAATGTAACAATAAGCCACCTTCAAATTTTGCTCCTTCTAcggatgaaaataatgaaaaaactgATGAAAGAATGCAAGCAGAATcggataaaaaattagaatcaAATGCATCGAATAATGAGCAAGTCAAAAAAACTGAAGTTTTACCTTTTATGGGAGAAAATGATCCAAAACCAGAAGACTTAAACATGGAACCTCCACCAGAATTACCTAATTTAGGACCGATAGCGGATGATTTGAATAACGATAATACGTTTGctaataatcaaaaaattaaGGAGCCTTTTGGCGCAGAACGTAATTTTGTTGGAGAATTCGAACGTAgtacgaaatatttcgattccAAAAACGCTTTTAGTCCTAGAGGTCCTAGTGATGGAAGATTTTTGCAGCAGTCTCATACACCTAATAATGGACAATTTTCTTCATTGGGACCAAACGATACACGATGCAGGTCTCGAACGTCGAGTGACGGACAATTCGGTTTTCGAGGGtctaataatagaaattacgGGCCATGgagatcgaacgaaatgcCGTGTGATAACAGAGGATTTACTGACAGCCAATTTGGTCCTAGAGGATCTATTGATAGATTGTCTGGCATTACgaatattaatgaaagaaatttcaataatagaAGATCTATGGATGGGTCATTCGATACTCCGTGCTCCAATGATGGATCTTTCACTTCTGGTTATAACGATGGACAATTTTCACATCACAATCAGCAAGATAGAATGCTTGGTCCTCGAGGTTTTGCAGAAAGGCATTTTGACATGCGTAATACGGGACCAAATAATAAACCGTATGGATCTCGTGGATCATTTGAAGATCATTTCGAATCTCAAGGTTTAAATAACGAAGCAGGTGCACGTAATTACAATGACAGATTATGTAGCAATAGATCACCATTCGCCAATAGAGCTTTTGGATCGGATGGAGCACTTGACAGTGCTAATAACGATATTTATCAAGacaaatttaatgaaaattatttagataGGAAACTTGATACAGGTGTTACCGATACCGGAGGTAGTGTAGGATCAAAATTAAACTGCGAATTGGGTAAAGTCAATAAATCCGATGGTAAAACATTTTTCCAAAGCAATTTTAATGACACCGCTTCTAGATCCCAATATGGATCTGATTGCGCCGTTAATCTTCCTTCTCATGAATTCAAAAGTAATATTCATAGTCAAGTGTCTccgtttgataaaaaaattgctGAAAAATCTTGTATAGAATCAAATGTTGGAGATTCTAGAATAGGCTATGGAGATATTTCTGGAGGATTAGATTATAAGTATACTAATACTGCTTTCATGAAAAGATCTATTGATAATCATCAATCTTATATGAGAGGTGTTCCCAATAAAGAATTTTGTATAGAAAGACAGTTTAATTATAACCATGGTGGTGctacgaaagataaaaaatatgtcgaGCATGTACCTGTAAAAGTAATCGATTATGCTCACGCGCCTCGCACCGTGATGCAAGAACATTTAACTCCTGTTCAATGTTTCGATTACGGACACGGTAAACTAAAACCTGTTGTACCGGATCATGAATTGTTCCCGCAAAGAGACTTTAGAAATTGGGAGGAAAGCGAGCAGAACTTGAAGGAATAtacagaaaaaatgaaaaaatatgagaatTCAATGGTAAAGCATGAACACAGGCGAAAAACAAACTTAagtgaaacgagagaaagcgATTGGACAGTAAATATTAGGAAatatgatagagaaaaaagaaatgcagaggacaagaaagaaagggaatgTTCTCAAGAAGAAAGGGTTTATACTAATActtctgaaaaagaaagagacgaatgTATCCAAAGTGataaaatgaatgataaaGGTAAATTAGATCATATAATACACGTTAGATTATATATGAcactataataaattttcttttaattactcTCAATTCGTTTTTGCAATCCATTTCTACAATACTTAATTTGTGCATTGAGTTAATGAAagattcaaaataaaatacagaTTATTGTCAATCTATTGACAAAAAGCAATGGTAATGCAACAATAGAATGTTTGATAGTACATAATTTTtcatctatatttttcttggcCACAGATAGAGGCCATGAGAGATGCGAACGAGTTCAAACAGATATAAACAAAGAGAATGACAGAGACAATGACAGGTAATATTAAGCGTGTCAGAATAATATgtggaaataataaatttgaaagcTTATATCGTCATTACTAGTCCACATGCACTATTGTTATTACAAGATCATTGATATGATCGGATAGTTCTATATCTATCCCTGTGCACTTGCATATGAACTAGTAATattgtacatttatattttatgaatatgcGTGTGTCTTGAAGACATTTAACTTTCTTTAGATCAAAAGGACGTACTAACTGGCAAGAAAATTCGAACAAGAACACCATAGAGACAAAATCATCAAATACCAGGTATGTtgattcaatataaaaattaaacaattaaacaatttatttcaatctctAGGATATTAAACAATGGATACTTGAAAGATTTTTGATAtttgtaaatgtaaaaa
This genomic window from Vespula vulgaris chromosome 17, iyVesVulg1.1, whole genome shotgun sequence contains:
- the LOC127069971 gene encoding uncharacterized protein LOC127069971, yielding MRFGLVMGLILFGFVLMVNGLKFLNYNTPNDKKLPRDREIRGYRPPQMSTSIGVGYGKRDGSTEISNFNKRERVLLSLLRNLPQGFTPELILREVKTNPVFAGKLTEMIINDENGQTRIGEQLQPEGTIFIF